A region of Haladaptatus caseinilyticus DNA encodes the following proteins:
- a CDS encoding CaiB/BaiF CoA transferase family protein yields MASTTTTGPLDGLRVIDCSGMISGGFATCQLADFGADVIMVEHPDHPDPLREWPPFEDDVSLWWKSIGRNKRCVTLDLSTEEGAALLHELVEDADLFFENFRPGTLERWNIDPPSLHEVNSELIIVRLSGYGQTGPRSTKPGFGTVAEGISGWAHANGYPDRGPLLPPISLADLTAAQFAVQSAMFALFERDIGHGGSGDGQVIDVSLYEPLFRLFIGDVEAFEFKDKVRERTGNRHPNAAPRNIFETEDGHITLSASSQSIFENVMQAIDRPDLISDPRFSTNENRVENAEALDRIIEEWTRQRTTARALEEMETADAIVGPVHTISDIFEDEQYRARNDIIEVDDSDFGSLKTHAPIPKFSRTPGSVRHTGPSHGKDNREVYCEELDLPTETFEQLVTENVI; encoded by the coding sequence ATGGCTTCGACAACTACAACTGGACCGCTGGACGGATTGCGGGTTATCGACTGCTCTGGAATGATCAGTGGTGGATTCGCGACGTGTCAGCTAGCCGATTTCGGCGCTGACGTGATCATGGTTGAACACCCCGATCATCCGGATCCGCTTCGAGAATGGCCACCATTTGAGGATGATGTCTCGCTCTGGTGGAAATCGATCGGTCGCAACAAACGATGTGTGACGCTCGATTTGAGTACCGAGGAAGGTGCTGCACTCCTCCACGAACTCGTTGAAGATGCGGATCTCTTTTTCGAAAATTTCCGTCCGGGAACGCTTGAGCGGTGGAATATCGACCCACCATCGTTACACGAAGTCAATTCGGAGCTGATCATCGTTCGCCTTTCCGGCTATGGCCAAACCGGTCCGAGATCGACAAAGCCAGGATTCGGGACCGTCGCTGAAGGGATTTCCGGGTGGGCACACGCAAACGGATATCCCGACCGTGGACCGTTGCTCCCACCCATCAGTCTAGCCGATCTGACTGCTGCACAGTTCGCGGTACAGTCAGCAATGTTCGCACTTTTCGAACGGGATATCGGCCACGGGGGGAGTGGCGATGGTCAGGTAATCGATGTCAGTCTCTACGAACCGCTCTTTCGGCTGTTCATCGGCGATGTTGAAGCATTCGAATTCAAAGACAAGGTTCGAGAACGGACCGGAAATCGTCATCCCAATGCCGCGCCGCGCAACATTTTTGAAACCGAAGACGGGCACATAACGCTCTCTGCCTCCTCCCAGTCGATTTTCGAAAACGTGATGCAAGCGATCGATCGACCGGATTTGATTAGCGATCCACGGTTTTCGACCAACGAGAACCGCGTCGAGAATGCCGAAGCGCTCGACAGGATAATCGAAGAGTGGACTCGCCAACGGACGACTGCTCGGGCACTCGAGGAAATGGAAACTGCGGATGCGATCGTTGGTCCCGTCCACACCATCAGTGATATTTTTGAAGATGAACAGTATCGAGCTCGGAATGACATCATCGAAGTAGACGATAGCGACTTTGGATCACTGAAGACACACGCACCCATTCCAAAATTCTCCCGAACACCCGGTAGCGTTCGTCATACTGGGCCTTCACACGGGAAAGATAATCGGGAAGTATACTGTGAAGAGCTAGACCTTCCGACAGAAACGTTCGAACAACTCGTCACCGAAAACGTGATCTAA
- a CDS encoding DUF1059 domain-containing protein: MPRQFSCVVEGCDFTAEGVTEEEVLEEVQEHANTEHPDTDVEESMIRDNIEQA, translated from the coding sequence ATGCCACGACAATTTAGCTGTGTAGTCGAGGGATGTGACTTTACTGCGGAAGGAGTAACTGAAGAAGAGGTGCTTGAGGAGGTCCAAGAACATGCAAATACTGAACATCCCGATACGGATGTCGAAGAAAGCATGATTCGAGATAATATCGAGCAAGCATAG
- a CDS encoding helix-turn-helix domain-containing protein — MYEATLHLQLEGDCVLSELASKTDDTIDIEVLELHDELVTLIVQAKEHARDYYETLSEAEQVEHVELLGSEAILVTKSSCGAYPAIHRNNGVLRRQNRIDKRSRVYHILAFQHEDITNIIKDFQSFGTVTVDALSQFPGADPALTSRQREVVETALDTGYFEWPRRISSEELATELGITRGTCLEHLRKAQAKLLRDAVNSLDDPQLST; from the coding sequence ATGTACGAGGCAACGCTTCATCTTCAGCTCGAAGGGGACTGCGTGCTTTCAGAACTGGCGTCAAAAACAGATGACACGATCGATATCGAGGTGTTGGAGCTTCACGATGAATTGGTGACGCTAATCGTTCAAGCGAAAGAACACGCTAGAGACTACTACGAGACACTCTCTGAAGCAGAGCAGGTCGAGCATGTCGAATTACTCGGCAGTGAAGCGATACTGGTGACGAAATCGTCTTGTGGTGCATATCCCGCAATTCATCGAAACAACGGCGTCCTTCGACGGCAGAATCGAATCGATAAACGTAGTCGCGTGTACCATATTCTCGCCTTTCAACACGAAGACATCACAAACATCATCAAGGACTTTCAGTCGTTTGGGACGGTTACCGTCGATGCACTCTCACAATTCCCAGGTGCTGATCCCGCGCTCACCTCTCGGCAACGAGAGGTGGTCGAGACAGCGTTGGATACCGGATATTTCGAATGGCCTCGCCGAATATCGAGCGAGGAACTCGCGACAGAACTCGGTATTACACGGGGAACGTGTCTCGAGCATCTTCGCAAAGCACAGGCAAAGTTGCTCCGTGATGCCGTTAATTCCCTCGATGACCCCCAACTGTCGACTTGA
- a CDS encoding class I SAM-dependent methyltransferase, whose protein sequence is MDEPLADLADRFSQIADHYDDKHGSQEKPIYNACASLVIELADPRPDDVVLDLGTGTGLIALALADEACHVVGRDISDTMIEQARSKASDSRLENVEFGYGEFRNPHYDGEVDIVVSNFALHHLSDEKKREAIEAIVDLGPRRFVLGDAMFFGSPDPDEPLFGHGVDAASVGMLVNVLTDLGTVVTTVERVHDQVGVLVAEQLDENGERDIVSTESTTDGGAHE, encoded by the coding sequence ATGGACGAGCCTCTTGCGGACCTCGCCGATCGCTTCTCACAAATCGCCGATCATTACGACGACAAGCACGGCAGCCAAGAGAAGCCGATCTACAATGCGTGTGCCTCACTCGTCATCGAACTCGCAGACCCTCGCCCCGACGATGTCGTCCTCGATCTCGGAACGGGGACGGGCCTTATTGCACTCGCGTTGGCTGATGAGGCTTGTCACGTCGTCGGTCGCGATATCAGTGACACGATGATAGAACAGGCGCGGTCGAAGGCCTCCGACAGCCGTCTCGAGAACGTGGAGTTCGGCTACGGTGAGTTCCGCAACCCGCACTACGACGGAGAAGTAGATATCGTCGTCTCGAACTTCGCCCTACACCACCTCTCCGATGAAAAAAAGCGCGAGGCTATTGAGGCCATCGTCGATCTCGGCCCACGTCGGTTCGTTCTCGGGGACGCGATGTTCTTCGGCTCACCCGACCCTGATGAACCGCTATTCGGCCACGGGGTCGATGCAGCTAGCGTCGGGATGCTCGTGAACGTACTCACTGATCTCGGAACCGTCGTTACGACTGTCGAGCGTGTCCACGACCAGGTAGGAGTCCTTGTCGCTGAACAGCTCGATGAAAACGGGGAACGAGATATCGTCTCAACGGAGTCCACGACTGACGGGGGCGCACACGAGTAA
- a CDS encoding NAD(P)/FAD-dependent oxidoreductase, whose protein sequence is MQTTDTRDFEYDVLIIGGGPAGLSAALQLGRSLRSVLICDNGEPRNSSAAESHGYLTRDGIPPEELHQLGREEVVRYGGEFRDTKVTDVSRDTNGFTSTLDSGETVTSRKVVLGTGVKDGLPDTDGFEEFWGKGVHHCPYCHGYEVRGDPLGVVVTDQHMIEYATLIYNLSDDLVVFTDGRDVFDEEARSMFIDRGIEIEDEPIVALTGSDGGLEHIVLADGNEVTRHALFYGPPIRQHSALAERLGLEVNQEGLVETMQSQDGIGFTSVEGLFVAGDAASGSPASIPSAVADGHTVGATVNMELSKEDFDGRWE, encoded by the coding sequence ATGCAAACAACTGATACCCGTGATTTTGAATACGACGTTCTCATCATCGGCGGTGGACCTGCGGGGTTGAGTGCCGCCCTCCAGTTAGGGCGCTCGCTCCGCAGTGTCTTGATCTGTGACAACGGTGAACCACGTAATAGCTCCGCAGCTGAATCCCATGGGTATCTGACGAGAGATGGTATCCCACCGGAGGAGCTCCATCAGCTCGGTCGTGAGGAAGTTGTGAGATACGGAGGCGAGTTCCGAGACACGAAAGTAACGGATGTGAGTAGAGACACCAACGGATTCACCAGTACTCTGGATTCCGGCGAGACCGTCACGAGCCGGAAGGTCGTATTAGGGACTGGTGTCAAGGACGGCCTTCCCGACACCGATGGATTCGAGGAGTTCTGGGGAAAGGGCGTACATCATTGTCCCTACTGTCACGGCTACGAAGTTCGAGGTGACCCGCTTGGTGTGGTGGTTACGGACCAACACATGATCGAGTACGCGACGCTCATCTACAATCTGAGTGACGACCTCGTCGTATTCACCGATGGCCGGGACGTCTTCGATGAAGAAGCGCGATCGATGTTCATCGACAGAGGAATCGAGATCGAAGACGAACCGATCGTCGCACTCACTGGCTCGGATGGTGGTCTTGAACACATCGTACTCGCGGATGGGAATGAGGTCACTCGCCACGCCCTCTTCTACGGCCCACCGATACGCCAGCATAGTGCGCTTGCGGAACGACTCGGTCTCGAAGTCAACCAGGAGGGGCTCGTCGAAACGATGCAATCCCAAGATGGTATCGGATTCACATCAGTTGAGGGACTTTTCGTTGCGGGCGACGCCGCGAGCGGGTCTCCTGCCTCGATCCCGTCCGCCGTCGCCGATGGACACACGGTCGGCGCGACCGTGAACATGGAACTGTCCAAGGAAGACTTCGACGGGAGGTGGGAATGA
- a CDS encoding DUF7344 domain-containing protein — protein MTKHERPVLSPSKACQILSSSYRRHLLSYLQTRDADVADFDELVTYIHMKSEKEATTEQVRILLLHIHLPKLAKYGVIEYDRQNKDVRYHDDTNLESVLDILPPSNGSL, from the coding sequence ATGACCAAGCATGAGCGTCCCGTGCTTTCACCGAGTAAGGCGTGTCAGATATTGTCTAGCTCGTATCGACGTCACCTTCTCTCCTACCTCCAAACAAGGGATGCTGACGTCGCGGATTTTGACGAGCTTGTCACATACATTCATATGAAGAGTGAGAAGGAAGCGACAACTGAGCAGGTGCGAATCTTACTTCTTCACATCCACCTTCCGAAGCTCGCTAAGTATGGGGTCATCGAATATGACCGGCAAAATAAGGACGTTCGCTACCATGATGACACGAATCTTGAAAGTGTTCTCGATATTCTCCCTCCGAGTAACGGCTCACTGTGA
- a CDS encoding LeuA family protein: MILSDVTLREGDQMPGRNYSVEQKVTAGKKLDELGLAFIQPGFPITGEKDRTAIRRLASTTDAQIVALARAVEDDIEAAAVAEADVAEVIIPISDLQLEYSLKKPRNEVLRLAREAIDLATEHGLVPHLTLIDAFRTEPEHLSEVATRFNDVDFVTLADTVGARTPVSVRDLLSTLQEDVALSTIGVHFHDDMGVATANALAAYEVGVGKADVSVASLGERAGNAALEEVVASGVVEHDVSFGVTEDKLIPTCRSVLDILEEADAAGPRKAILGSEVTEHESGIHTAAMLHEPSVFEPFNPYVFGGHRELLFGRGTGASGASTLLSRANIEPTDQRVERFLALLAEKGPMNEAEALALARSSMEE; encoded by the coding sequence ATGATACTTTCCGATGTTACACTCCGAGAGGGTGACCAGATGCCCGGTCGGAACTATTCAGTCGAACAGAAGGTCACCGCAGGGAAGAAACTCGATGAACTTGGCCTTGCGTTCATCCAACCCGGGTTCCCGATCACTGGCGAGAAAGATCGGACGGCTATTCGCCGACTCGCGTCGACCACCGATGCCCAAATCGTCGCACTTGCACGGGCCGTCGAGGACGACATCGAAGCTGCAGCCGTCGCAGAGGCGGACGTCGCTGAAGTGATTATCCCAATATCGGATCTTCAGCTCGAATACAGTCTCAAAAAGCCACGAAACGAAGTCCTTAGATTGGCGCGAGAAGCAATCGACCTGGCGACGGAGCATGGTCTCGTGCCACATCTCACACTCATCGATGCGTTTCGTACGGAACCGGAGCATCTCAGCGAAGTAGCAACACGATTCAATGACGTAGATTTCGTGACCCTTGCTGACACCGTTGGCGCTCGGACGCCCGTCTCAGTTCGTGATCTGCTATCCACACTGCAGGAGGACGTTGCGCTTTCTACGATTGGCGTTCACTTTCACGATGATATGGGAGTCGCAACCGCGAACGCATTAGCGGCTTACGAAGTCGGTGTTGGGAAGGCAGACGTTAGTGTTGCCTCCTTGGGTGAACGAGCGGGCAATGCAGCCCTCGAAGAAGTCGTCGCCAGTGGGGTTGTCGAACACGATGTATCATTTGGTGTTACCGAGGACAAGCTTATTCCGACGTGTCGATCGGTTCTCGATATTCTGGAGGAAGCCGACGCTGCTGGCCCGCGGAAAGCAATACTCGGGTCGGAAGTGACGGAACACGAATCGGGGATCCACACAGCAGCCATGCTCCATGAACCGAGTGTTTTCGAACCATTCAATCCCTATGTATTCGGTGGGCACCGTGAATTGTTATTTGGTAGGGGAACCGGTGCCTCTGGCGCTTCGACGTTGTTATCTCGTGCTAACATCGAACCGACGGACCAACGTGTTGAACGATTTCTCGCGCTCCTCGCCGAAAAAGGGCCGATGAATGAAGCAGAGGCGCTGGCGCTTGCCCGATCGAGCATGGAAGAGTGA
- a CDS encoding M14 family zinc carboxypeptidase, with amino-acid sequence MSNDRQHKLPESHDETDRYTVDDAVELEKTAFDDCSIGRRTFLSVAAATGAALTVPSAVSAEVTDGAMTDLAEFAINAAPDGHQVTLVIEFEDTDSLNAFYDEYGEPNWDIEEDELPPKVVTREKPTPAAHAYLTTAELTDALELGGIEYVDFSPGSNPFWKLGDAYNDRVFPKVEDARDFVSHSELDQGLHYLATEYSDRLRVHAIGHSPGWENLYTNEDSDPKDVYVAEVTKDIQDEASFAEKDKVVFSLSIHGDEPAGRVAGTRIIEEATKGVADDFEDVLDDIVIVFVFINPDGWVARKPQYEFETWWGGTERFRYDRGNAAVGDTNRQYPTMGWVYPGYWPAEPENTPEVRPDDPQGRGYEDMVPDALAVVEHLRGYDNVEYLCDYHMMDLSDSMVLNLESNAPYDHNGTHNLDEVNIRIGDGMTDHWESPESIANDTSRASEAIHGIEGYVPERLLDYGTIYDSLSYQITGGLLGWAGQPEEFGGLGAVTVAPELVLRDGYDFKPFIERRLEMAYRISMREYAEMTAAETNATVATGGQNTAYVGSDVLTRRSADLPYTDETPGKGNGNGKSNPRATRVQRRHETVHPGPGGSASASSDRSTHSLAVQFDAHGIDEGVVKLVNPGGQTVREIDLAGPIADGLSHFYVPDPDNGDWSIEYDGDADIDVEMVLLETEDEYPNPEEVLGYSQREYVVNPMQFFEDLEPFLEEGTIKGLRVHDVRIGRLMRGNSGKRRYDNLVIAHDDGVDDQRYVSAIEDFVEAGGNLVLTDAGMNLLGRLDVGQAAAIESDDIEHGTTNFPNLTNRDLDHPLLTDVRPIQQEIWKISQLGYTTGDDSPVWTVDSDAFTDAGGTVAGILGEDGDVGAGMLSAGDAEINVIGSVLPPANQRELHPFGMADYTLSFMGHSLICNALGFEQRRYVNGELVGTWGELR; translated from the coding sequence ATGAGCAACGACCGACAGCACAAACTACCTGAATCTCACGACGAAACGGATCGATACACTGTCGATGATGCAGTGGAACTCGAGAAGACCGCGTTCGACGACTGCTCGATCGGCCGTCGTACGTTTCTGAGCGTCGCGGCTGCGACCGGTGCCGCGCTCACCGTGCCGAGTGCGGTATCGGCTGAGGTCACCGACGGCGCGATGACTGACCTCGCAGAGTTTGCCATTAACGCCGCACCCGATGGCCACCAAGTAACGCTGGTCATCGAGTTCGAGGATACGGATTCCCTCAATGCGTTCTACGACGAGTATGGTGAGCCGAACTGGGACATCGAGGAAGACGAATTGCCCCCGAAAGTTGTGACTCGCGAGAAGCCAACACCTGCAGCCCACGCCTATCTCACCACCGCCGAGCTCACGGATGCTCTCGAACTCGGCGGCATCGAGTATGTCGACTTCTCACCGGGATCAAACCCATTTTGGAAGCTCGGCGATGCCTACAATGACCGTGTTTTCCCAAAGGTAGAGGATGCACGCGATTTCGTTTCCCACAGCGAACTGGACCAAGGACTCCATTATTTGGCTACGGAGTACTCGGATCGGCTCCGAGTGCACGCTATCGGCCACAGTCCGGGGTGGGAGAACCTGTACACGAACGAAGATTCCGACCCGAAAGACGTCTACGTTGCGGAAGTGACAAAAGATATTCAAGACGAGGCGTCATTTGCCGAGAAAGACAAGGTCGTCTTCTCACTTAGCATCCACGGCGACGAACCTGCAGGTCGCGTGGCCGGCACACGTATTATCGAGGAAGCTACGAAGGGCGTCGCTGACGACTTCGAGGACGTTCTCGACGACATCGTCATCGTATTCGTCTTTATCAACCCGGACGGCTGGGTCGCCCGGAAGCCACAGTACGAATTTGAGACGTGGTGGGGCGGCACGGAGCGGTTCCGATATGATCGGGGTAACGCAGCCGTCGGGGACACCAACCGGCAGTACCCGACAATGGGATGGGTGTATCCTGGATACTGGCCCGCCGAGCCCGAAAATACTCCCGAAGTCCGTCCTGACGACCCGCAAGGTCGGGGATACGAGGACATGGTTCCGGATGCGTTGGCGGTCGTCGAACACTTGCGGGGATACGACAACGTCGAGTACCTTTGTGACTATCACATGATGGATCTGTCGGATTCTATGGTATTGAACCTCGAGTCCAATGCGCCCTACGACCACAACGGGACCCACAACTTGGATGAGGTCAATATCCGAATTGGTGACGGAATGACGGATCACTGGGAGAGCCCTGAGTCAATCGCTAACGACACGTCTCGCGCCAGTGAAGCTATCCACGGCATCGAGGGATATGTCCCGGAACGATTGTTGGACTATGGGACGATCTACGATTCGCTGAGTTACCAGATCACCGGCGGGTTGCTTGGCTGGGCAGGACAGCCCGAGGAGTTCGGTGGCCTCGGTGCCGTGACGGTTGCACCCGAGCTGGTGCTCCGAGACGGCTATGATTTCAAGCCGTTCATCGAACGCCGCCTCGAAATGGCCTACCGTATCTCGATGCGCGAGTACGCCGAGATGACTGCCGCGGAGACCAACGCAACCGTAGCGACTGGTGGACAAAACACCGCCTACGTCGGCTCTGATGTCCTGACACGTCGATCGGCAGATCTCCCATATACTGACGAGACCCCCGGCAAGGGCAACGGCAACGGTAAGAGCAATCCCCGTGCTACCCGGGTTCAACGCCGTCATGAGACCGTTCACCCGGGTCCGGGCGGGAGTGCGAGTGCATCGTCGGATCGCAGTACGCACTCACTAGCGGTACAGTTCGATGCCCACGGCATCGACGAAGGTGTCGTCAAGCTGGTCAACCCCGGCGGTCAAACTGTCCGTGAAATCGATCTTGCCGGCCCGATTGCTGATGGTCTGAGTCACTTCTATGTCCCTGATCCGGATAACGGCGACTGGTCGATCGAGTATGATGGTGATGCCGACATCGACGTCGAGATGGTTCTCCTCGAGACGGAGGACGAATATCCAAACCCCGAAGAGGTTCTCGGCTACTCTCAGCGCGAATACGTCGTCAACCCGATGCAGTTCTTCGAGGATCTCGAGCCATTTCTCGAAGAGGGGACGATCAAAGGCCTGCGCGTCCACGACGTGCGGATTGGCCGCTTAATGCGAGGCAACTCCGGCAAGCGCCGGTACGACAACCTCGTCATCGCTCACGATGACGGCGTCGACGATCAACGGTATGTCTCGGCTATCGAGGACTTTGTCGAAGCCGGCGGTAACCTCGTACTCACCGACGCTGGGATGAACCTTCTCGGGCGTCTCGATGTCGGCCAAGCCGCGGCGATCGAGTCTGACGACATCGAACACGGGACGACGAACTTCCCAAACCTCACGAATCGAGATCTCGACCACCCGCTACTGACGGACGTCAGACCAATCCAGCAGGAAATCTGGAAAATATCTCAGCTCGGATATACGACGGGTGATGATTCGCCAGTCTGGACCGTCGACAGTGATGCCTTCACAGACGCCGGCGGCACTGTCGCTGGCATCCTCGGGGAAGACGGTGACGTCGGCGCCGGTATGTTGTCTGCCGGCGATGCAGAAATCAACGTGATTGGTTCTGTCTTGCCGCCGGCAAACCAGCGGGAACTCCATCCTTTTGGCATGGCCGATTACACTCTGTCGTTCATGGGACACTCCCTCATTTGCAACGCGCTTGGCTTCGAGCAGCGCCGGTATGTAAACGGCGAACTCGTCGGTACCTGGGGCGAGCTCCGATAA
- a CDS encoding helix-turn-helix domain-containing protein — MPEAVEKQLQNEREWEGLLDSMLGLNKLDRGVFRLLAESSEPLTVDHVAEFINKERTTAYRSVKRLEEAGVAVQEQESCPKGGYHHVYRVSDPDEIADELQRMLNQWYAETGQLIQEFRDTYLEDHSSK, encoded by the coding sequence ATGCCAGAAGCCGTAGAAAAACAACTCCAGAATGAGCGGGAGTGGGAAGGTCTTCTTGACAGTATGCTCGGGTTGAACAAGCTCGACAGAGGTGTCTTTAGACTGTTAGCGGAATCTTCTGAGCCGCTTACTGTGGATCACGTTGCGGAGTTTATCAATAAAGAGCGGACGACCGCGTACCGCTCGGTCAAACGGCTCGAGGAGGCAGGAGTTGCTGTGCAGGAACAAGAAAGCTGTCCAAAGGGAGGCTATCACCACGTGTATCGAGTCTCCGACCCGGACGAGATAGCGGACGAACTCCAACGAATGCTCAACCAGTGGTATGCTGAAACTGGACAGCTTATACAGGAGTTCCGTGATACGTATCTCGAAGATCATTCTTCAAAATAG
- a CDS encoding helix-turn-helix domain-containing protein, translating to MQTLTEAGDYLLGGVPTEKQRDALLSALQHGYFQTPRQVTLSELAEVFDIGLQSLSDLIRSGIKHYLSMCF from the coding sequence ATGCAGACGCTGACCGAGGCAGGTGATTATCTCCTAGGAGGTGTGCCCACCGAAAAACAGCGTGATGCACTGTTATCGGCCCTTCAACACGGGTACTTTCAGACACCTCGGCAAGTCACGCTGTCTGAATTGGCGGAGGTATTCGACATTGGCCTGCAGTCGCTCTCCGATCTAATTCGAAGTGGGATAAAGCACTACTTGAGCATGTGCTTCTGA
- a CDS encoding HalOD1 output domain-containing protein, translated as MNATDTGNGSLRDSAPRSLANQILNAITEVDDRSVDDFEPLYEVIDPDALDALFAPQVDGSSRAVGNISFQYAGYWVTVSSDGAVEIDPEKR; from the coding sequence ATGAACGCGACAGACACCGGAAATGGATCACTACGTGATAGTGCACCTCGTTCACTAGCCAACCAGATTCTCAATGCAATTACGGAGGTAGATGACCGCTCAGTCGACGACTTCGAACCATTGTACGAGGTGATCGATCCAGACGCCCTTGATGCGCTCTTTGCACCACAAGTCGATGGGTCGTCACGAGCAGTTGGTAACATCTCGTTTCAATATGCAGGTTACTGGGTGACCGTGTCGAGTGACGGTGCTGTTGAGATTGACCCCGAAAAGCGATAG
- a CDS encoding sodium:solute symporter family protein, producing the protein MAIEPQTVSLGWEMVVLTILGLGAMAVVGWYSYSKRIGVDVDDFFSASKSLGFVIIALTIFADSYSGNSFLGYAAKTYRSGAWFLVYPQFMVAGVIGSLIIAPPLINLGKKWEYTSPIDYLEHRFNSTVALLAVCFLLWGTFVQFTEQFFAMGYLGHVASGGVLPYQAVIILFALIILLYVGIGGFRGTALTAALQGALMIFALSMMLIVIGLLGGFTAQMNTVWQAAPDKLTLPSTSTMTSWYSTIVLILLGLPTYIHIQQFYLGVRDAEDLRRTFRLQAPIFLFAALTLWLIGMFGSGALPNLTESQSEQLVPYLLGSFVQSHGGTLLPSLISLGVIMATLSTAGAAVMVLSMVLSKDLYRRYVNPEASDSRVINASRVVLALFLLLALGVAFSPSLTIWGWTELKFEFLLQATPVFIFGLYSHRIKNNPAIAGMIIGCVVAVGLYLTGNPDLFGIHAGIVGFLINSVVMIGGSYLSGADEETKRAKEILHFNSREPSEETTSGTVKYILPAQTKSFWIGLGIVIAILVPWYAPESWNARAAFGLPIWTWGTIVALCIETAFVLFATYIWRKESPASQPSAVTDDKPSEEEIV; encoded by the coding sequence ATGGCAATAGAACCACAAACGGTGTCTTTAGGGTGGGAAATGGTGGTTCTGACTATTCTTGGGCTAGGAGCAATGGCAGTGGTTGGTTGGTACTCCTACAGTAAACGAATCGGTGTCGACGTTGATGATTTCTTCTCCGCAAGCAAATCACTCGGATTCGTGATTATCGCACTCACGATATTTGCGGATTCGTACAGTGGAAACTCCTTCCTCGGATATGCAGCGAAGACCTATCGATCCGGTGCGTGGTTCTTGGTATATCCCCAATTCATGGTCGCTGGAGTAATCGGATCACTCATAATTGCGCCACCGCTCATAAATCTCGGGAAAAAATGGGAGTATACATCTCCAATCGATTATCTCGAACATCGATTTAACTCCACGGTGGCGCTCCTCGCAGTCTGCTTTCTCTTGTGGGGTACGTTCGTTCAGTTCACAGAACAATTCTTCGCAATGGGATATCTAGGACACGTTGCCTCCGGCGGAGTACTTCCCTATCAGGCGGTGATCATCCTCTTTGCCCTCATCATTTTACTCTATGTCGGCATTGGTGGGTTCAGAGGGACGGCGCTGACCGCGGCGCTCCAAGGAGCGTTAATGATCTTCGCGCTCTCGATGATGCTCATCGTAATCGGGCTGCTGGGCGGTTTTACTGCGCAGATGAACACCGTATGGCAAGCGGCACCTGATAAACTAACGTTACCGTCTACGTCGACGATGACGAGCTGGTACAGTACGATCGTGCTGATATTGTTAGGACTCCCGACGTATATTCACATTCAGCAATTCTATCTCGGCGTACGTGATGCGGAAGATCTCCGTCGAACGTTTCGACTGCAGGCACCGATTTTCCTCTTCGCAGCGCTGACCCTGTGGTTGATCGGCATGTTCGGGAGCGGGGCACTTCCAAATCTCACAGAATCGCAATCCGAACAACTCGTTCCGTATCTATTGGGATCGTTCGTCCAATCTCACGGTGGAACACTTCTTCCATCGTTGATTTCACTAGGTGTAATCATGGCCACGCTCTCGACGGCAGGAGCCGCTGTGATGGTGCTTTCGATGGTGCTCTCTAAAGACCTCTATCGCCGGTATGTGAACCCGGAGGCATCGGACAGCCGTGTCATTAATGCGAGCAGGGTCGTTTTGGCGCTATTTTTGTTGTTGGCACTCGGCGTCGCCTTCTCACCATCGCTTACGATATGGGGCTGGACGGAGCTCAAGTTCGAGTTTCTCCTCCAAGCGACGCCGGTGTTCATTTTCGGGCTCTACTCCCATCGAATCAAGAACAATCCTGCAATTGCAGGGATGATCATTGGGTGTGTTGTCGCAGTCGGTCTATATCTGACGGGGAATCCGGATCTATTCGGGATCCACGCAGGAATCGTCGGTTTTCTCATCAATTCGGTGGTGATGATCGGAGGAAGCTACCTCTCCGGAGCGGATGAAGAGACGAAACGAGCAAAGGAGATCCTCCATTTCAACTCACGGGAACCGTCCGAAGAGACAACTTCCGGTACGGTGAAGTATATCCTTCCCGCACAGACGAAATCCTTCTGGATCGGGCTGGGAATCGTGATCGCGATTCTCGTTCCGTGGTATGCGCCCGAAAGTTGGAATGCGAGAGCTGCGTTCGGCCTTCCAATATGGACGTGGGGAACGATCGTCGCGCTCTGTATAGAAACTGCATTCGTCCTCTTTGCGACCTACATTTGGCGGAAAGAGTCGCCGGCGAGTCAACCATCGGCCGTTACAGACGACAAACCATCCGAGGAAGAAATCGTGTGA